One Panicum virgatum strain AP13 chromosome 9K, P.virgatum_v5, whole genome shotgun sequence genomic region harbors:
- the LOC120649924 gene encoding mitochondrial import inner membrane translocase subunit TIM17-2-like isoform X2: MYYGEIPDHRHRLIHSVGDGFILGGAYGCVVPFIRGFRGSPSGARLAAGAQEVLRNAPRHAGWMAAFSAVLFSVDTAMSLARRREDPLNPIAGGAVALALLRMHRGARAAALSAPVGAAAVAVLLGVDWYMSELLSRLMSRTDTLAYLNPRPGAAWVFPDEPSKQLEEKKKAVQNYYYNYVLPLSPNKCRSESVFVSKTRTEGARR; encoded by the exons ATGTATTACGGCGAGATCCCGGACCACCGCCATCGCCTCATCCACTCCGTTGGCGATGGCTTCATACTTGGTGGAGCGTACGGCTGCGTCGTCCCCTTCATCAGGGGCTTCCGCGGCTCGCCCAGCGGCGCCCGACTGGCCGCCGGAGCCCAGGAAGTTCTCAGGAACGCTCCTCGCCACGCCGGCTGGATGGCCGCCTTCTCGGCCGTGCTGTTCTCCGTGGACACGGCCATGTCGCTCGCGCGACGGAGGGAGGACCCCTTGAACCccatcgccggcggcgccgtcgccttGGCCTTACTCCGTATGCACCGAGGCGCCCGCGCTGCAGCGCTGTCCGCTCCcgtcggcgccgcggccgtcgcggTGCTCTTGGGCGTCGATTGGTACATGTCCGAGTTGCTAAGCCGCCTCATGTCTCGCACTGATACCCTGGCGTATCTCAATCCCCGACCGGGGGCTGCATGGGTTTTCCCAGACGAACCATCGAAACAActggaagagaaaaaaaaag CTGTGCAGAACTACTACTACAATTATGTACTCCCTCTGTCTCCAAATAAGTGTCGCTCGGAAAGCGTGTTTGTGAGCAAAACACGGACGGAGGGAGCACGACGGTGA
- the LOC120649924 gene encoding mitochondrial import inner membrane translocase subunit TIM17-2-like isoform X1: MYYGEIPDHRHRLIHSVGDGFILGGAYGCVVPFIRGFRGSPSGARLAAGAQEVLRNAPRHAGWMAAFSAVLFSVDTAMSLARRREDPLNPIAGGAVALALLRMHRGARAAALSAPVGAAAVAVLLGVDWYMSELLSRLMSRTDTLAYLNPRPGAAWVFPDEPSKQLEEKKKTAVQNYYYNYVLPLSPNKCRSESVFVSKTRTEGARR; this comes from the exons ATGTATTACGGCGAGATCCCGGACCACCGCCATCGCCTCATCCACTCCGTTGGCGATGGCTTCATACTTGGTGGAGCGTACGGCTGCGTCGTCCCCTTCATCAGGGGCTTCCGCGGCTCGCCCAGCGGCGCCCGACTGGCCGCCGGAGCCCAGGAAGTTCTCAGGAACGCTCCTCGCCACGCCGGCTGGATGGCCGCCTTCTCGGCCGTGCTGTTCTCCGTGGACACGGCCATGTCGCTCGCGCGACGGAGGGAGGACCCCTTGAACCccatcgccggcggcgccgtcgccttGGCCTTACTCCGTATGCACCGAGGCGCCCGCGCTGCAGCGCTGTCCGCTCCcgtcggcgccgcggccgtcgcggTGCTCTTGGGCGTCGATTGGTACATGTCCGAGTTGCTAAGCCGCCTCATGTCTCGCACTGATACCCTGGCGTATCTCAATCCCCGACCGGGGGCTGCATGGGTTTTCCCAGACGAACCATCGAAACAActggaagagaaaaaaa AAACAGCTGTGCAGAACTACTACTACAATTATGTACTCCCTCTGTCTCCAAATAAGTGTCGCTCGGAAAGCGTGTTTGTGAGCAAAACACGGACGGAGGGAGCACGACGGTGA
- the LOC120649925 gene encoding uncharacterized protein LOC120649925, which yields MEKAACVRKEAVAAPEEAPPTLMAPEKEPEKCYKKTVGEEATFLESAKDYFNQFKAMPAQKHWICLKNYFSQKCSSVFGKQKVEPVVKDETQEGAKPAAVESR from the exons ATGGAGAAGGCGGCCTGCGTGAggaaggaggcggtggcggcgccggaggaggcgccgccgaCCCTGATGGCGCCGGAGAAGGAGCCCGAGAAGTGCTACAAGAAGACGGTGGGGGAGGAGGCGACGTTCCTGGAGAGCGCCAAGGACTACTTCAACCAGTTCAAGGCGATGCCCGCGCAGAAGCACTGGATCTGCCTCAAGAACTACTTCTCCCAGAAGTGCAGCTCG GTGTTCGGCAAGCAGAAGGTCGAGCCCGTGGTCAAGGATGAGACTCAGGAGGGGGCCAAGCCGGCAGCAGTTGAGTCTCGCTGA
- the LOC120649926 gene encoding probable LRR receptor-like serine/threonine-protein kinase At2g16250 produces the protein MMRARGLWALLLVALAAAPGAVLAQGNLTSRSDLRGLYALRGSLGLRARDWPRHADPCAAWAGVGCRGGRVVSLTLVGLRRTRLGRLNPRFQVDGLRNLTQLEVFNAAGFGLPGSIPAWLGDGLTPTFQSLDISACAVSGEIPASALSGLGNLTTLNLAGNKLSGPLPAAALAGLTRLRTLNLSGNAFSGALPDAVWSLSGLSVLDISRANLTGALPTTGLALPANAQVVDLSGNLFYGMVPEAFRRLFAGVLLANISGNYFDGKLSVSDGGGGNVSFELNCFLDVPGQRTQADCQQFYARRGLLYDGPINPPAPQPAPAPARKKKHKKLKYILIGALGGGLLLVGALAALVFCFAYSGRRKHDQRENGATPSAPSGVAATAAAAATGGTQPSALSANTAKVGDSFAYDQLANATSGFGEERLIKHGHSGDLYHGVLQDGTAVVVKRITARVARKDAYLAELDLFAKGLHERLVPFLGHCLDKEEEKVLVYRFVRNGDLSSVLHRKSRDEDEGMQSLDWIKRLKIATGVAEALCYLHHECTPPMVHRDVQASSVLLDDKFDVRLGSLSEVCPQEGEGRQNVITKLLRFSSTADQGSSGSPSATCSYDVYCFGKVLLELVTGRLGISSSNDAATAELLDATLRYVNIYEKELMSKIIDPTLIIDEDHLEEVWAMAIVAKSCLNPRSSKRPPMKYILKALENPLKVVREDNGASSARLRATSSRGSWNAALFGSWRHSSSEIGPSRDDNILKRSETIKSSGGSNGDHSSSRRRQSKEIFPEPSGSRDTED, from the exons ATGATGCGCGCGCGCGGGCTCTGGGCGCTGCTGCTCGttgcgctggcggcggcgcccggggcGGTGCTGGCGCAGGGGAACCTGACGTCGCGGTCGGATCTCCGGGGGCTGTACGCGCTGCGGGGCTCCCTCGGCCTCCGGGCGCGGGACTGGCCGCGGCACGCGGACCcctgcgcggcgtgggcgggcgtgggctgccgcggcggccgcgtcgtGTCGCTCACGCTCGTCGGGCTCCGGCGCACGCGGCTGGGCCGCCTGAATCCGCGCTTCCAAGTCGACGGGCTGCGGAACCTCACCCAGCTCGAGGTCTTCAACGCGGCGGGGTTCGGGCTCCCCGGCTCCATCCCGGCGTGGCTCGGCGACGGGCTCACGCCCACGTTCCAGTCCCTCGACATCTCCGCCTGCGCCGTCTCGGGGGAGATCCCCGCCTCGGCGCTCTCCGGCCTCGGCAACCTCACTACACTCAACCTCGCAGGGAACAAACTCTCGGGgccgctcccggccgccgcgctcgcgggGCTCACGCGCCTCAGGACGCTCAACCTCTCCGGCAATGCCTTCTCGGGCGCGCTGCCTGACGCGGTCTGGTCGCTCTCGGGGCTCAGCGTTCTCGACATCTCTCGGGCCAACCTCACCGGCGCATTGCCCACGACAGGGCTTGCGCTGCCAGCCAATGCGCAGGTGGTGGATCTATCGGGGAacctcttctatggcatggtaCCGGAGGCCTTCCGCCGGCTGTTCGCTGGGGTGCTGCTGGCCAATATCTCTGGGAACTACTTTGACGGCAAGCTAAGTGTGTccgatggtggtggtgggaaTGTGTCGTTTGAGTTGAATTGCTTCCTTGACGTTCCTGGACAGCGTACCCAGGCAGATTGCCAGCAGTTCTATGCCAGGCGTGGGTTGCTGTATGATGGGCCAATCAACCCACCCGCTCCGCAGCCTGCACCTGCACCggcaaggaagaagaagcacAAGAAACTGAAGTACATACTGATTGGGGCCCTTGGCGGAGGCCTTCTGCTGGTAGGTGCACTTGCAGCCCTTGTGTTTTGTTTTGCGTATTCTGGGAGGAGGAAGCATGATCAGAGGGAAAATGGGGCAACGCCAAGTGCGCCGTCGGGAGTGGCAGCTACCGCCGCAGCTGCAGCTACTGGTGGCACACAGCCTTCTGCATTGTCTGCAAACACGGCGAAAGTTGGTGATTCATTTGCTTACGACCAACTTGCCAATGCGACCTCAGGATTTGGGGAAGAGAGGCTTATCAAGCACGGTCACTCAGGTGATCTATACCATGGGGTGCTCCAAGATGGAACTGCCGTGGTGGTGAAGAGGATCACTGCGCGCGTGGCTCGTAAGGATGCATATCTGGCGGAGCTAGATTTGTTTGCGAAAGGATTGCATGAAAGGCTGGTTCCGTTCCTGGGGCATTGTCtcgataaagaagaagaaaaggttcTTGTGTATAGGTTTGTTCGAAACGGTGATTTGTCAAGTGTGCTGCACAGAAAATCAAGGGATGAAGATGAGGGCATGCAATCTTTGGACTGGATAAAGAGGTTGAAGATTGCAACAGGGGTGGCTGAGGCTCTTTGCTATCTGCACCATGAGTGTACTCCACCGATGGTTCACAG GGATGTGCAAGCCAGCAGTGTCCTTCTCGATGATAAATTTGATGTACGCCTTGGCAGTTTGAGCGAGGTGTGTCCTCAAGAAGGGGAAGGTCGCCAAAATGTCATCACAAAGCTGTTGAGATTTTCTTC GACAGCGGATCAAGGTTCTTCTG GTTCTCCATCTGCAACTTGCTCATATGATGTCTATTGCTTTGGAAAAGTTTTACTGGAGCTGGTAACAGGAAGACTTGGCATCAGTTCATCAAACGATGCTGCCACAGCTGAATTGCTTGATGCCACCCTGCGGTATGTCAATATTTATGAGAAGGAGCTTATGAGCAAAATCATCGATCCAACGCTTATCATTGATGAGGATCATCTAGAGGAAGTCTGGGCAATGGCTATCGTTGCCAAGTCCTGCTTGAATCCACGGTCTTCCAAACGCCCGCCGATGAAGTACATTCTAAAAGCACTAGAGAACCCCTTGAAGGTGGTCCGGGAAGATAACGGTGCCAGCTCGGCCAGGTTGAGAGCAACATCATCACGGGGTTCATGGAACGCTGCACTCTTTGGGAGTTGGCGGCATAGCTCGTCTGAAATAGGTCCTTCTAGGGATGACAACATTCTGAAACGATCAGAGACAATCAAGTCATCTGGTGGGAGCAACGGTGATCATTCTTCCTCCCGCAGGAGGCAATCCAAGGAGATCTTCCCTGAGCCTTCTGGCTCTCGTGACACTGAGGACTAA